TAACAGAGCAGCGGAGTCTCCGCCGCCGCTCCGTTGCCCACTGCTCCCTGCAATCGCACCCGACGCCGGCCGCATCGTGTCCCGAGACTTGGCAGAAACCCAAATATGGGATTTATTTCCCATTCATCCCAATCCCACGCCATGAAAACATCACTGCTCGTTTTTCTGCTCGGTGTCGCGCTTGGCGCGATCGGATTTTATTACAGCCCCCTCCGCCAGGCCAGGGCGGACGCCGCCCCGCCGCGCGTCGTCGCCTCGAACAAAACGACCGCGTCCGACACATCCGGCAAAGCCGCCTCATCCGGCACGGCCACGGCTTCCGGCAGCGCGGCCACTTCCGGCTCGTCCGCGGGCACGGCCGCATCCGGCACCGCCAAGCCCACCGTCATGGAGCATGCGCGCGACACCGCGGCCGCCGCGCGCGACGCGGTCGCGCAGAAACTCGTCGAGTGGAAACTCACGCCGGCCGACATCAAGGAAGAGCTCGCCAAAACCTCGCGCGTGGTGCGCGAAAAGGCGCGATCCACCGGGACGGCGATTTCCGCCGGCGTCTCCAACGCCCGCATCATCGCGGTCATCAAGGCGAAATACACGCTCGACCGCGACCTCGACACCGCCGGCATCAGTGTCGATTGCGACGCGGGCAAGGTCACGCTCACCGGCACGCTCGCCGACGCCGCGCTCGTGGGCCGGGCCATCACGCTCGCGCTCGACACCGAGGGCGTCAACGAAGTCGTCTCGCTCCTCACCGTGTCCGCGCCCGCCGCGGATGCGGACAAGAAGGCCGACCCCGCCAAAAAATAAATCTCATCGGGAAACGGGATGCGGAATCGCCTGTCTGCCTCCGCATGCGCATCCATCGTCTTCCTTTTTTTCCCGACACCGCCATCCCCGACGCCCCGCCCGTGGAACCCTTGCCGCCGCTCCCCGCCGAACCCCGCCCCGGGCGCTACCGCCATTTCAAGGGCCAC
This genomic stretch from Termitidicoccus mucosus harbors:
- a CDS encoding BON domain-containing protein, translating into MKTSLLVFLLGVALGAIGFYYSPLRQARADAAPPRVVASNKTTASDTSGKAASSGTATASGSAATSGSSAGTAASGTAKPTVMEHARDTAAAARDAVAQKLVEWKLTPADIKEELAKTSRVVREKARSTGTAISAGVSNARIIAVIKAKYTLDRDLDTAGISVDCDAGKVTLTGTLADAALVGRAITLALDTEGVNEVVSLLTVSAPAADADKKADPAKK